The DNA sequence TAATCGCGCCAGAGACAAATAATGCCAAATAGTCTCGGTCTATCGGTCAGAGCTTGACAACTCCTCCGGTTTAATGAGATTTTGTGGTTACGATTAATCACCTTGGAGCGCGGTACGAAAAATCCTGGAAGGAAATGCTATGTTGGTAAATTTCTGGCGATTAATTAAAAATTTGAAATTCCTGCAACTGGCGCTCTATATAATTTTTGCCTTTTTCTTCCTACCATCCTTTGGGAATCGGTGGCTCCTGGAACTGGCCTCCGGATTTCTCCTGCTTAATGTTCTGTTAGTTTCTCTCTCAACCGTAGGCGCGGTGCGATGGCGCTGGCTCTTCTGGCTGCTGTTTGCCGCGGCGGCGATATGCCATGGCATTTATCTGACCCAGATCGGTCCAGAAGGTCGGCTGCTGTTTATCAGACTGACGATCATCTGCAATATGCTTCTCTTATTATTGTGTATCGGCGGCATCCTGTCATATATTTTTCAGACAATTAAAGTAACCCTGGACACCCTTTTCGCCGCGGTGGTGGCGTATTTAATTATTGCCTGCACCTTTACTCACGCCTACCTGCTCTTGTGCACCTTTAATCCCCAGAGTTTGAGCATTCCACTGCCGCTCCGGATGGATTCCTTCAATATCTTTGAGAGCAATATCATTTATTACAGCCTGATCGTTATCACTACGGTCGGCATGGGCGACATCCTGCCGCTCACCCCTATGGCCCGGATTTTGACGGTGGTGGAGGCCGTGGTGGGCCAGTTTTTTGTCGCTATCTTGATGGCCTGGCTGGTTGGGAGGTTTATTGCCCAGGCTATCTCGGCCGAGAAGCTGGAAAGCCAGGATTAGCCATGAAAATGATCCTGGACGTTTTTTCATGAGGATAGACCGGGTGACATAATGACCCCAAAACCTCCTCGTACCCTGTTCATCTGCCAAAATTGCGGCTTTCAGACCGGCAAATGGCTGGGCAAGTGCCCGGAATGTGAGGCT is a window from the Desulfobacca acetoxidans DSM 11109 genome containing:
- a CDS encoding potassium channel family protein, with translation MLVNFWRLIKNLKFLQLALYIIFAFFFLPSFGNRWLLELASGFLLLNVLLVSLSTVGAVRWRWLFWLLFAAAAICHGIYLTQIGPEGRLLFIRLTIICNMLLLLLCIGGILSYIFQTIKVTLDTLFAAVVAYLIIACTFTHAYLLLCTFNPQSLSIPLPLRMDSFNIFESNIIYYSLIVITTVGMGDILPLTPMARILTVVEAVVGQFFVAILMAWLVGRFIAQAISAEKLESQD